AGGGGACAGATTCCACTGCTTGTCGCACAAGGGTACGTAGCGATAGCTCGGTCATTGTGTATGGTCCATGCTCGGTTGCGGGCATGTGAACCTCAGCACCGTGACGAGCGTTAGCGCGTACCGCTTCCATAACTGAGTCGAAGACTCGGCTGGAGGGACGTACTGATTCGTCGTTGTCCGCGTCCATCAGATCCCATTCGTCGTGCAGGGATTTGATCAGTTGGAGGTAACGTCCGGTGGCTTCGTCGCTCATTTCCACTCCTCCATCCGTTGCATAATGAGCGTTCGGGCGCGGGCTATCCGGCCGCGAGCCGTAGACTCGGTGATGTTTAGGGTGTGCGCGATCTCCTTATAGGACATGCTTTCAACCTCTCGAAGCGCCCAGCATGCGCGTAGCTCGGGGCTCACGGTGGATAGGACATCAGCGAGCGCCATAATCTGCGCATTGACTTCGCTGGTACGGGCGGGGTCGGTCTCACTGCTGGCGGAGCTTCCGGCATGCACGCTACTACCTTTTTGACCCGCTAATTCTTCAAAATTTGTCGGGTCGTGCGGGTCTGTTCCATGCGAGCTTAAGCGCCGGACGGTACTTGTGACTTTATTCGTGCAAATTTTCAGCAACCAGCCGCGAAACGCGGCGGGTTCGCGAAGCAAATGCAATCGTCGCCACGCCTGGATGAGGGTTTCCTGCACAACATCTTCAGAGTCTTGGCGGTTACCTAAAACCATGTATGCCGTGCGGAAAAGGCGACCTTGGTAGCGTTGGATCAATTGCTCAAAGGCAGCCACATCGCCATCTTGTGCTTTGAGTACTAAGTGTGTGTCGTTTTGTTGGCTCACGCTAACGCTTTCCGACGATGGTCAGCAACCCCTGCGACCGCCTCGGAAGCGGTACCGCTACTAGGTTTGATTATCACATCTACTTGTTGCGGTGCTGTGCCTAAGGAAGCAGTGATGTCATCGGCGAGTCGGCGTCGTAACGCGGCGACCGCCCACGAAACCTGAGCTTCCTGGCTGATCTTCGCGCTTGCTTGCAACCAGATGTTGCGTGAGGAACCAGCCACCCAGACTGAGCAACCAGACACCCCAGGTACTTCTTCAGCCCGCTCGGACAAAGCACGTGCTAGTACGTCTGGGGAAACCGTGGCCATGAGGGTGCCGTCAGTGTCGACCAACCGTAGGGGCGCAGTACGTGCTTTACGCGGAATTTGGGAAATGAGCATCACGATACCCACGATCAACGCGATCAAGGCAATCGCAATGGCTGCGGGAAAGAGCCAATTGCTGTTCGCACTCAGCAAAGCGCCGATGTGCGTGTGTGGATTTGGCAAAAGTGGTTGCAGTTGTGGCCACGAAACACCCAGGTTTAGCAGGGTTGCCGCCAACCAAGCTGCCGCAAGGGTAATTAGTAGTCCGATAATGGCAAGCACAACCCGGTTTTTGATACCAGAAATGGAACGCATAATCTGTATCCTCCTTTAGTTATGTGCGGCGAAGCCGCACCCGAGGTCGAATGCCTGTAGCGGGTTTTAGCTGCAACAGTGCATCTTCGGCGGCCGCCTGTACTGCGGAATGCAACGGTTCAGAGTTTCCAAGAACGCTGCCCACCTGAAGGTCAGCCCGACGTCGACTAGCGTTAACCTTCACCGAGTCCACTCCATCGACTTGTTCCACGCGGTGTTGAACCAATGTGGCCAGATCCCGACGGGTCATTACGGTCTCGCCGGGAATGTCGTCGGCGAGTACTGCAACCCGGCGCGGCTGGCCGGGCCACAGAGCAAGTAGAAGTAATAGCACTCCGATAACCGCGAGAACGCAGGCGGCGACTATAACTGCGGTGGAAGCGAGCTGGGTTGACGCTATCGTTTCCATCGTGTTTTGTGCTTGATGGGGCCACTGGCCAGTCACGACATGCGTTCCAAGTAGCCATAGCCCTACGGCACCTAGAGCTACCAGCACGATTGCCAACACTGTGGCTGGTATCGTCCGGGTCGGCCGCCGGGTGAGACTTCGGGGGTCGTTGTTCATCGCAGTGCTCCTCTTATTGTGCTGCTGGGATCGAGCCAGGAAATCTCGATGTCAATGCGCCCTACTTCTAGTCCAGTGAGGTTTTCAACTCGAGTGCGCATGCGTTCACGTAGTTCTTGAACGCTGGAATGTAGTGGCAGGGGGAACACCATGCCGATGTCCATGCGTAGTACCGCCATGTTTCCGTAGAGATCACATTCGACGGTAGGGCGGGAGGAAAAGTCCCGGCGCGCTCCGACTCCCATGACTCCACCCGCTGCGGAGCCGACAAAGCGCACTTCAGAGGCTGCTTGTTCGGCGATGCGGGCGACAACACGTGCTGGTATGGTTGTGGTGCCGCGTTGTGGGGCGGTTCCCTTCATGTTTTCTGCAATTTCGTCGCTAATGGTCACGGGCGTCATTGCCTCCAGCGGTCCAGGAGCTCGCGGGCATCAAGTCGGCCTTCTAAGGCAAGGACCCGCGGCTCCCCCGAAGAGGCCGCATAGTGCCACCAGGACGAAAGCAGTGAAGGATCCGAAAGCTAGAACTGTGCCGAGGAACAGTCCAATGAGGATAGCTAGGTGTGTGGTCTTCATGCATACTCCTTGGTTGCAGCGTAGATCTTTGGGTTTACTTCAATTCGGTGGTGGAGGAGTTGTCAGAATCCTCGTCTGGCAAGTGGACGTCGGTAACGTTTACGTTGACTTCAATCACTTCGAGGCCGGTGGTGCCTTCAACCTGCTCGATAATATTGCGGCGGATAGCGTTTCCTACCTCTACGATGGAGACTCCGTATTCAACAACAACGGTGACGTCCACAGCTGCTTGGGTTTCGCCTTTTTCTACGCTAATGCCGCCTGCGACGTTGGTCTGAGCGTTAGGGATACGGTCGGTAAGCGCGGCGTGCAGCGTTGCCCATGTCGTAGACGCCGGGCACCTCGCGGGTAGCCATACCGGCGATCTTTGCAACAACATTTTCTTCAATGGTGGTTACGCCGTGCTCGGTTTGCAGCGGGCCACGGTTGGCGGTTTCGTTCTTCTCGTGACGCTTTTCTTCACGGTGCTGTGCGATCTCGCGCTGCTGACCGGTTTGTGGGATTGAGTTATTGTTCATTGTGTGTCTCCTTCAAAAGTTTGTAGTTAACGACTTTCGTCAACTGGGACACTAGTAAGACGCAGTGACTTGAGGAGTTGTCACGCCAATATTGTGTGATTTGAATCACTATATAGAATTGTGGGTGCGTGTCCTGGCGACATGCCGAGAAAAACCAACATGTTGCAGTATCAACAGAGAAAGATAAAAGCCATGATTGTCGTGATAAACGGCCCATCAAGCTGCGGAAAAACCTCCGCCGCCGCAGCTTTAACAAACATCGCCCCCGGTGCGTGGCTACGGTTTTCCATTGATGATTTCATCAACGCACTACCGCCCAAACTCGTTGGTTCCCCCGCCGGGCTAATGATTTCTGAAACTGGCACCGTCAGCACGGGCGCGACGTTTCATATGCTTTTCGACGCCTGGCTCAGCGCCCTAGGGCACCTCGCCCGCACCAGCGTTCATATTGTCTATGACGATGTTTTCCTTGACCCCATCACCAGCAAACGCACCCTTTCACAAGCTTTTAGTGGCAATGACATAGTGTGGGTGGCACTTGAATGTTCCCCCGATGAACTCGCACGACGCGAGGCCAGTCGTGGCGATCGCCCCGCCGGAATGGCTACCAGCCAATTAAGCTGTGTGGACCACCGCTACACAGCGGACATCAGGCTCACCACCGATCGGCTAACACCAGAACAGATAGCCCGGAAAATCCTTGGTTATATCAATTACCCAGAGTGAAAAATCATTCCCCCAGTCAAATAAATCCCCCGTTCCCACCAAGCCGTGACAATACGCAATCCAACACCACATCAGCTGTTTCGCAGGAGATCACACAGCAAAACCAAGCGAATAAAAGCAATGTAGAAGCACCATATCCTGATGCTTCTACATTGCTTTAAAAACAAAAAATATCAAGGCGAAAGCTTAGTCAAAAGACTTTTGGGCATCCACTAATCTTTCTTCGGCCGCCCATACACTGCCACAACAAAGAGAATTAGTGTTCCCAGTGCAACAAGATTGGAGTAAAGCTCCCAATCCACTTTTGAGTCAAAACCCAAAAGTTTAAGAAGAAAGACATACCCTAAGAGCCCCACAATCAATGTAACCCACCGCAATAGCAGGTTTTTCCATGATAAATCTATCGACCAAGCATTTTCCGCTCTTCTTTCCATCTCTTGCTCCTTTCTTTATGTCAAGAATCTAACTTCGAACCGTACAGACATGGTAGCAAATTCGACCTCGCCATCATGTCTGCACGTCAACGTTGCCCGGGAAATCCCTGAAATAGTTGCTACCAGTTGTGCCTACACTGCCAAGCCCACCAGGCAAGCATGCCAGCAATCGCAAATGCGTTACGCTTGATCCCTTGTTTCGCAAGGTGCTTCACAATAGCCCAAGCGGCTTTCGCATAATCCTTCTGCCCAATAAATGCGGCAACCACATTGACATCCAAAGCTTTTTTGATGTCATTCGTTGCTTTACCTTTAATGCATTGGAGGAATTCCCCAAAACCTTCTTCAACAACTTCATCCGATTCACGGAATACCTCGGAAGTGTTTGTACCCAATTGCGCCGCAGCATCTTCAAGGTTATCTTGCCCGAAGCGTTCAACGAAAAGCTGTTGCACTTCTGCCTCAGATCCAGCCTCATCCATTTCCTTTAACAGTTCAGCCAGAGCCTCAACCTGCTCTTCTTGTGTAGCATTTTCGAACTCTACAGCTGAAAGCTGCTGGGCAGAATCCTGCGTTTCGTACGTTACAGGTTGCGCATTTGCAAGTGAGATGTTCGCCATTGGTAGAATGGCAACCATCGAAGCGGCCACTAACCGCTTTGATAGTTCAGCTCGCATGATAGACCTAACCTTTCTTGCGAATGTTGATTTCTTGGACTCATGCACATACTCCACATTTGTGCATGAGTCCGAGACTAGATAAGACATAGAACTTTTTCTAGAAATGCAATAAAAAACTTTTAGCAATACCCCCACGATAGGGTAACCCAATGAAAAACTTGCTATAAAAACTGAGCCCTTATCTAAATTGAAGCAAATAGCAAACCAACTTCTTCATTAAGAGATAAAAGTTAAAGATTTAAAGCTTCACAGCTTCATTGAAAATTCGCACTACTTTCATTTATTTTTCTAAAAAATGAGGCAGTGATCGCAATGCTTCAGGTTTTTAGTCTAGGAAAAACATAAGATAAGGCGATTCCAAAAACCCCTCGGTTCGGTAATACTGCATTTCATGGCTATTCGAATTGAACATAGGCTTACCGCCATAATCAGCACATTGCTACTGGCTTTGTTAGCGTCTACTTCCCCACAAGCTTTTGCAGAAGAACAGTCCCAGCTTTCGCCTGTTGGCTACAACATTATTGATGGCAAACAAGACACCGAACATCCGATTACAAATAGTAGCTTGCTGAATAACCCTGGATTTACATCCACACCTTCATCGCAAGGAACACATTGGATGCTAGAAAAAGTCATCGGGTTCGACTCCAGGCAACAAGTCCACAACACTGCAACAGCTCCGTTTCGCTGGATTGGGCAAATAAACTTCATCGGCGCAGGTGGACAAGCAGAGTTTTGCACAGGCTCCCTCATCAGCAGTGACACCGTAATAACCGCTGGGCATTGCTTAGCTCGTGGTGCAGCAGATATTAGTTTTACCCCTGGAGCAAATGGAGATATCGAGTTGTTTCCGACGGCAAAAGCCACCCAGGTTTGGTACGACTCAAACTTTACAGATCCTGGCAAGGATTGGGGCATCATTAAGCTGGATCAGCCACTCGGTAACGAAGTTGGCTGGTTTGGAATGAAAATACCTACTGACAACGAGCTACAAGGAAAATTCGCCATCGTCATTGGATACCCATCAGATAAACAAACCAAAACCATGTGGAAAGATCGAAACAAAACGATTGGATTTACCGCAACTGAAGTTAAGTACCTAGCCGATACGTTCCGAGGTCAGTCTGGCTCACCTGTCGTTGACGACACTGCCACCCTCTATGCCCTACACCGGGGAGGAACAAATCGCCATAATGTTGGAACTCGTATCCACCCTGATTTATTCAGCATCATCGTGAATGTTTCAAATCTTGAAACCATTGAAGTCGGATCGTAACTTGACTTTGCCATTCAATTTTCGTTGAATGGCAAAACCACCTTTAACATGTACCTTGATTATCGACTTTTACGACTGTCCATAAACTCGCTCTAATACCCGCGCTACCCCGAAATCGTCGTTCGATGTAGTTACCTCATCCGCCACCTGTTTTAACGCGTCGATGGCGTTACCCATCGCAACACCTGTTCCTGCCCACCGAACCATCTCGATATCATTAGCCATATCCCCAAACGCAATGACATCTTCGGCGGAAACGCCCAGGATATTGCCCAATTCTTCAAGCCCGGAAGCCTTGGTCACATTCGGTGCGGATAGTTCCAGCAGACCTTCACCGATAGAGAACGTCACATGTGCGATGGATTCTGGAACCACGCTGCGCACAGCCGCATACATTTCTTTCGCCGATGCGGTGTGGTTGCGCAACAGCATCTTAATAGCGGGTTGAGAAACCACCGTATCCACGTCAGCTTCACCGTGTTCCTCAGATTCCCATGCGTGCACAAAACCTTCCGACACAAGGAAAAGCTCATCGCAACGATCAAAAGCGGATTGCCCAGCACGTTCCACGGCTACACCAACAGGTAACACTTCGTCTACCCGAGCAACAATCTCCCGCATCACATGCGGACTTAAAGTCCGGGTGTGCAGCACGCGATCCGCCTCGGAATCATAAAGCACCGCCCCATTCGCGCAGACACATATCGGGCGCAGTGGAAGTTGCTCCAGAACGGGAAACAGCCAGCGCGGCGGTCGGCCCGTCGCCAAGGTGAAGTGACTGCCAGCGGCTGTGGCACGTAGCACGACATCCCGAAGCCTAGGCGTGACACGTTCGCTGGAGGTTATAAACGTTCCGTCGACGTCACTTGCAATTAGCTTCGGGATCATTGTTCCATCTCACTTTTTCTTTTTGGCTTTCGCGGCCTTTTTCGCGGCGCGTTGCCGCTTTTCTTCTGCGTCTCGTTCGTCGGCTTCCGCCGGTGTGGGCGCAGACCCGCCTAAGGATTTCGGCCGCCAATATTCCCCACCGGGAAACGGCCCGTATTCTTCTTCATATTCAGCGCGCAGCTCGTCTAACATCACAGACATCGTATCCCTAAGCGTCTGTGTGTCTTTTTCTATATCACCAGATAGTTCAATGGGTGCCCCTGCGCGAACCCACACCGGGATATGATTACGCCCCAGCTTGCGCGGGTGATCTTTAGTCCAGACTCGCTGTGAACCCCACAACACCATCGGAATAAGCGGCACATTCGCAGTACTAGCAATGCGCACCGCCCCAGTTTTAAACTCTTTTAACTCAAAACTGCGTGAAATGGTGGCTTCGGGGAAAATACCCACCAAGTTACCGTCGGCCAAACTGTCAATGGCGGCATCTAACGACGATGCCCCCGCCGAACGATCCACCGGAATATGCTTCATTTTCCGCATGAGGGCACCAACAACCGGAACTTCAAAGATTTCTTTCTTCGCCATAAACCGCACCAACCGGTGCCCATGCAACTTGGCCACGGCCCCGCTGAAAATGAAGTCGTAGTATCCAGTGTGATTGGCTGCTAACAAAGCTGGGCCGGTACGCGGGATATTTTCCGAACCAGAAATAGAAAGTTTTATACCCTGGAACCGCAACATCGCGATCACTAACCGGATAATGATGGAGTTATAAATAGTTTCCCGGGATTCAGACGGGTGGGCTGGGATAGTGGTGAATCCGGGGCGTACCCAAAATATCGATCCGTGTTTTCGCCAACCGGCGCGTGCCATGGTGCGATTTCCTAACTTACGTGTTTAAGGGGTTACTTGATCGGCTCTAAAACGTCTTTGCCAACAAATGGCCGCAACGCTTCAGGAACAATAACAGAGCCATCAGCCTGTTGATTGTTTTCCAAAATTGCAACCAACCACCGGGTAGTAGCTAAAGTACCGTTCAACGTGGCAGCAACCTGTGCCTTGCCATTCTCGTCGCGGTAGCGGGTGCGCAACCTACGGGCCTGGAATGTGGTGCAGTTAGATGTCGATGTAAGTTCCCGGTAGGTCTGTTGGGTAGGAATCCATGCCTCAGTATCAAATTTCCGAGCCGCCGAGGATCCCAAATCACCGCCGGCGACATCAATGATGCGATACGGCACTTCAACTGCTTTAAGCATGTCACGTTCCATATCTAATAGCGCCTGATGTTGGGCGGCTGCATCTTCCGGCTTGCAGTACACAAACATTTCCAACTTGTCGAACTGATGCACCCGCAGAATTCCTCGGGTGTCTTTGCCGTAGGACCCCGCTTCTCGACGAAAACACGATGACCAACCGGCGTACTTTACCGGCCCCTGCGAAAGATCAATGATCTCATCCTGGTGGTAACCAGCCAAAGCCACCTCTGAGGTTCCCACCAAGTACAAATCGTCACGTTCTAAATAGTAGATCTCATCCGAATGCGCACCTAAGAAACCGGTGCCGCTCATCACCTCAGGCCGCACCAATACTGGCGGAATCATGAGGGTAAAACCAGCAGCTTTTGCTTTCTGCGCAGCTAAAGTCAACATACCAAGCTGTAAAAACGCACCGTCACCAGTGAGATAATAGAACCGGGCGCCGCCCACCTTGGCACCGCGATCCATATCGATTAGACCCAGCGAAAGCCCAAGATCAAGGTGATCCTTAGGTTCAAAATCGAAGCTAGACGGCTCACCTACATGTTCTAAAACCACAAAATCATCTTCACCGCCAGCAGGCGCTCCCTCGACCACGTTATCTATCTGCATCTGAAGGTCAGTTACAGTAGCTTCCGCAGCTTTACGGGCTTCTTCCGCCGCTTTCACCTTTGCTTTAAGCTCATTGGAACCTTGCAATAACGCAGGGCGTTCTTCTGGCGTGGCCTGACCGATCTTCTTCCCGAACGCGTTCTGCTCACTTTTCAGTTCGTCCGCCGCCTTGATGGCGATCCTGCGGGCCTCATCTGCAGCGATGAGCTCATCCACCAAGTCCGGATTTGCGCCCCGAGTGAGTTGAGATTGGCGAACAACGTCGGCATTTTCGCGTAGGAATTTCAGGTCAATCATGTCTATCAGCCTACCGGTAATGCCCGGGTATTACAGAACCCCTAACCGAAAAATCCAGCACTGGTTATTACCACTAGGGGTAGAATGATATACATGGCCGACACTCTTATGGAGCTGCCCGCCAGGACCCTGACTGACGGGACAGATACTCCAAAGCACCAACAACTCAGGGAGATCCTTGAAGATTACTGCACCCACCAGTTAAAACCCGGTGATATGCTGCCCGGCGAACGGGTACTAGAAGAAACCTATGGCGTTTCCCGCATCACGGTACGACGCGCCATCGGCGACCTGGTTGCCAGCGGCAAGCTTAGGCGCGCCCGCGGAAAAGGAACCTTTGTGGCCCACTCCCCCTTGGTCGCCCGAGTGCACTTGGCAAGTTTCTCCGACGAAATGTCGGCTCAAAACATTGAATCCACCTCCAAAATCCTGCAATCGGCGTGGTCTCCCGCCCCTGAAGATATTCGGGCATTTTTCAACTCCCCACCAAACCAACCACATACCCATCTACGGCGCTTGCGGTTAGGTGACAAAAAACCATTCTGTATAGATGACGGTTGGTACAATTCCGCTCTCGCCCCGAACTTATTGGAAAACGACGTATATAAATCCGTCTACGCGATTTTGGAGCACCAGTACGCAATAGCCATCACCAATGCAGAACAAATAGTCAGTGCCGTCGCAGCAACCATCGAAGAGGCCGAACTTCTGGAAGTCGATAAAGGAACCCCATTACTCAAGGTAGTGCGGCTTTCCCGGGCACACCACCGGCCAGTGGAGTGGTGCACTTCAGTCTATCGAACAGACCGCTATGCTTTGCGCTCACTGATTACTAAGGCATGATGGAATAACTATGGATAAGAAATGGCGCTCCGCAGAAGCTTTGAGAATCGCACTTGTAGCGGCCCTTGCTACAGTCGCTGCGATTGGCGGGTACAAACTCGTATCCTCCTCCACCCCGCAACCTGTCGCACCAGTGCAGTCTGAGGCGTCGCAAAGCGATAACGCCACAAACTCCATTTCGTTCACCTCAGCCGATGTCGGCTCCTGCCTCACCTGGAAGCTTGATGGCGGCGCCATAGCCTCCTTCGAACAAACTGACTGCGCTGGCCCGCACCGGTTTGAAGTTGCATCCCGCGAAGATCTTGCTGTCTACCCGTCTTCGGAATTCGGCGAGACCGCAAAACTGCCAAACCAAACCCGGCAAGCACAGCTGCGGGAAGAACTGTGTCTTGATGTCACTATGGA
The nucleotide sequence above comes from Corynebacterium mustelae. Encoded proteins:
- a CDS encoding phosphotransferase-like protein, with translation MIVVINGPSSCGKTSAAAALTNIAPGAWLRFSIDDFINALPPKLVGSPAGLMISETGTVSTGATFHMLFDAWLSALGHLARTSVHIVYDDVFLDPITSKRTLSQAFSGNDIVWVALECSPDELARREASRGDRPAGMATSQLSCVDHRYTADIRLTTDRLTPEQIARKILGYINYPE
- a CDS encoding Cof-type HAD-IIB family hydrolase, coding for MIPKLIASDVDGTFITSSERVTPRLRDVVLRATAAGSHFTLATGRPPRWLFPVLEQLPLRPICVCANGAVLYDSEADRVLHTRTLSPHVMREIVARVDEVLPVGVAVERAGQSAFDRCDELFLVSEGFVHAWESEEHGEADVDTVVSQPAIKMLLRNHTASAKEMYAAVRSVVPESIAHVTFSIGEGLLELSAPNVTKASGLEELGNILGVSAEDVIAFGDMANDIEMVRWAGTGVAMGNAIDALKQVADEVTTSNDDFGVARVLERVYGQS
- a CDS encoding Asp23/Gls24 family envelope stress response protein, which encodes MNNNSIPQTGQQREIAQHREEKRHEKNETANRGPLQTEHGVTTIEENVVAKIAGMATREVPGVYDMGNAARRAYRPYP
- a CDS encoding trypsin-like serine peptidase, coding for MAIRIEHRLTAIISTLLLALLASTSPQAFAEEQSQLSPVGYNIIDGKQDTEHPITNSSLLNNPGFTSTPSSQGTHWMLEKVIGFDSRQQVHNTATAPFRWIGQINFIGAGGQAEFCTGSLISSDTVITAGHCLARGAADISFTPGANGDIELFPTAKATQVWYDSNFTDPGKDWGIIKLDQPLGNEVGWFGMKIPTDNELQGKFAIVIGYPSDKQTKTMWKDRNKTIGFTATEVKYLADTFRGQSGSPVVDDTATLYALHRGGTNRHNVGTRIHPDLFSIIVNVSNLETIEVGS
- a CDS encoding Asp23/Gls24 family envelope stress response protein, which codes for MLLQRSPVWLPARCPASTTWATLHAALTDRIPNAQTNVAGGISVEKGETQAAVDVTVVVEYGVSIVEVGNAIRRNIIEQVEGTTGLEVIEVNVNVTDVHLPDEDSDNSSTTELK
- the serS gene encoding serine--tRNA ligase, with translation MIDLKFLRENADVVRQSQLTRGANPDLVDELIAADEARRIAIKAADELKSEQNAFGKKIGQATPEERPALLQGSNELKAKVKAAEEARKAAEATVTDLQMQIDNVVEGAPAGGEDDFVVLEHVGEPSSFDFEPKDHLDLGLSLGLIDMDRGAKVGGARFYYLTGDGAFLQLGMLTLAAQKAKAAGFTLMIPPVLVRPEVMSGTGFLGAHSDEIYYLERDDLYLVGTSEVALAGYHQDEIIDLSQGPVKYAGWSSCFRREAGSYGKDTRGILRVHQFDKLEMFVYCKPEDAAAQHQALLDMERDMLKAVEVPYRIIDVAGGDLGSSAARKFDTEAWIPTQQTYRELTSTSNCTTFQARRLRTRYRDENGKAQVAATLNGTLATTRWLVAILENNQQADGSVIVPEALRPFVGKDVLEPIK
- a CDS encoding DUF6286 domain-containing protein — its product is MNNDPRSLTRRPTRTIPATVLAIVLVALGAVGLWLLGTHVVTGQWPHQAQNTMETIASTQLASTAVIVAACVLAVIGVLLLLLALWPGQPRRVAVLADDIPGETVMTRRDLATLVQHRVEQVDGVDSVKVNASRRRADLQVGSVLGNSEPLHSAVQAAAEDALLQLKPATGIRPRVRLRRT
- a CDS encoding RNA polymerase sigma factor, with protein sequence MSQQNDTHLVLKAQDGDVAAFEQLIQRYQGRLFRTAYMVLGNRQDSEDVVQETLIQAWRRLHLLREPAAFRGWLLKICTNKVTSTVRRLSSHGTDPHDPTNFEELAGQKGSSVHAGSSASSETDPARTSEVNAQIMALADVLSTVSPELRACWALREVESMSYKEIAHTLNITESTARGRIARARTLIMQRMEEWK
- a CDS encoding GntR family transcriptional regulator, translated to MADTLMELPARTLTDGTDTPKHQQLREILEDYCTHQLKPGDMLPGERVLEETYGVSRITVRRAIGDLVASGKLRRARGKGTFVAHSPLVARVHLASFSDEMSAQNIESTSKILQSAWSPAPEDIRAFFNSPPNQPHTHLRRLRLGDKKPFCIDDGWYNSALAPNLLENDVYKSVYAILEHQYAIAITNAEQIVSAVAATIEEAELLEVDKGTPLLKVVRLSRAHHRPVEWCTSVYRTDRYALRSLITKA
- a CDS encoding Asp23/Gls24 family envelope stress response protein, with the translated sequence MRSISGIKNRVVLAIIGLLITLAAAWLAATLLNLGVSWPQLQPLLPNPHTHIGALLSANSNWLFPAAIAIALIALIVGIVMLISQIPRKARTAPLRLVDTDGTLMATVSPDVLARALSERAEEVPGVSGCSVWVAGSSRNIWLQASAKISQEAQVSWAVAALRRRLADDITASLGTAPQQVDVIIKPSSGTASEAVAGVADHRRKALA
- a CDS encoding Asp23/Gls24 family envelope stress response protein; amino-acid sequence: MTPVTISDEIAENMKGTAPQRGTTTIPARVVARIAEQAASEVRFVGSAAGGVMGVGARRDFSSRPTVECDLYGNMAVLRMDIGMVFPLPLHSSVQELRERMRTRVENLTGLEVGRIDIEISWLDPSSTIRGALR
- a CDS encoding lysophospholipid acyltransferase family protein gives rise to the protein MARAGWRKHGSIFWVRPGFTTIPAHPSESRETIYNSIIIRLVIAMLRFQGIKLSISGSENIPRTGPALLAANHTGYYDFIFSGAVAKLHGHRLVRFMAKKEIFEVPVVGALMRKMKHIPVDRSAGASSLDAAIDSLADGNLVGIFPEATISRSFELKEFKTGAVRIASTANVPLIPMVLWGSQRVWTKDHPRKLGRNHIPVWVRAGAPIELSGDIEKDTQTLRDTMSVMLDELRAEYEEEYGPFPGGEYWRPKSLGGSAPTPAEADERDAEEKRQRAAKKAAKAKKKK